In Paracoccus fistulariae, a single window of DNA contains:
- a CDS encoding NADH:flavin oxidoreductase/NADH oxidase family protein encodes MSSLLFSPLTLPSGQVIPNRIAKAAMEENMADENHLPGQAMQRLYQKWGAGGAGMLLTGNVMVAADAVTGPAGVILDATQPLEPFRQWARAGKAQGARMWMQINHPGRQVFVAANPTAIAPSAIPVELEGASGLFARPRAMTEEDIQRVIAQFAETAELAQKAGFDGVQIHAAHGYLLSQFLSPRTNRREDQWGGSLENRARILIRILRAVRARVAADFGVGVKLNSADFQKGGFDAADAVAVVRLLNDEAVDLVEISGGSYESPAMHGRPAHASTRAREAYFVDFARDIVAEAAMPIMVTGGIRRRATAAEALAPEEGREGVAMVGIGQALAYDPDLPNAWRGGEKVVTVPSVQWKKRALASLATMAMARAQLRRMGAGKSPRRVWPVGAVLSDQIRTLHRNRSYRAWLGKRR; translated from the coding sequence ATGTCTTCACTGCTGTTTTCCCCCCTGACCCTGCCCAGCGGTCAGGTCATTCCCAACCGCATCGCCAAGGCGGCGATGGAAGAGAATATGGCGGATGAAAATCACCTGCCGGGTCAGGCGATGCAGCGCCTTTATCAGAAATGGGGCGCGGGCGGTGCGGGAATGCTGCTGACCGGCAATGTCATGGTCGCCGCCGATGCGGTGACCGGTCCTGCCGGTGTCATCCTGGACGCGACCCAGCCGTTAGAGCCTTTTCGCCAATGGGCGCGCGCGGGCAAGGCCCAGGGCGCGCGGATGTGGATGCAGATCAACCATCCCGGCCGACAGGTCTTTGTCGCGGCCAATCCGACGGCCATTGCCCCCTCGGCCATCCCGGTCGAGCTTGAGGGCGCGTCGGGGCTGTTTGCCCGGCCCCGCGCCATGACCGAAGAGGATATCCAGCGCGTCATCGCCCAATTCGCCGAAACGGCAGAGCTGGCGCAGAAGGCGGGCTTCGACGGCGTGCAAATCCATGCCGCCCATGGCTATCTTCTCAGCCAGTTCCTGTCGCCGCGCACCAACAGGCGCGAGGATCAATGGGGCGGATCGCTGGAAAACCGGGCGCGGATTCTGATCCGGATCCTGCGTGCCGTGCGTGCCCGCGTCGCCGCGGATTTCGGGGTCGGCGTGAAGCTGAATTCGGCGGATTTCCAGAAGGGCGGTTTTGACGCGGCGGATGCCGTGGCGGTGGTGCGGCTGCTGAATGACGAGGCCGTCGATCTGGTCGAGATTTCGGGCGGCAGCTATGAAAGCCCCGCCATGCATGGCCGCCCCGCCCATGCCAGCACCCGCGCCCGAGAGGCCTATTTCGTCGATTTCGCCCGCGATATCGTGGCCGAGGCCGCCATGCCGATCATGGTCACGGGCGGCATCCGCCGCCGCGCGACCGCTGCCGAAGCCCTGGCGCCCGAGGAGGGCCGCGAGGGCGTCGCGATGGTCGGGATCGGGCAGGCGCTGGCCTATGATCCCGATCTGCCGAATGCATGGCGCGGGGGTGAAAAGGTCGTCACCGTGCCCTCGGTCCAATGGAAGAAACGGGCGCTGGCCAGTCTGGCGACGATGGCCATGGCGCGGGCGCAGCTGCGCCGTATGGGGGCGGGGAAATCGCCCCGGCGGGTCTGGCCTGTTGGCGCCGTGCTGTCCGACCAGATCCGGACCCTGCA